One uncultured Alphaproteobacteria bacterium genomic region harbors:
- the fumC gene encoding fumarate hydratase (fumarase C),aerobic Class II (Evidence 2a : Function of homologous gene experimentally demonstrated in an other organism; PubMedId : 1917897, 3282546, 3541901, 6328431, 8909293, 9098893; Product type e : enzyme) translates to MSEAKSRRETDSMGAIEVAADRYWGAQTERSLHHFHIGNDIIPREIVRAQALVKLASARANRDLGRLAPEKAELIERAAQEILDGKLDGHFPLHVWMTGSGTQSNMNVNEVISNRAIEIAGGEIGSKKPIHPNDDVNMSQSSNDAFPTAVTIAAAQIIHGRTLPALARLRDALADKAGEWKDIVKIGRTHLQDAVPMTLGQEVSGYAAMLDDNVARLDFALAGLMRLCLGGTALGTGINAPEGFKDKAIGEIARITGLPFSPAPNLFAAMGAHDALVMASGTLRTLAVSLYKIASDIRLLGCGPRAGFFEIELPANEPGSSIMPGKVNPTQCEALTMVACQVMGLDVAVGMGGAGGILDMNVYKPLIGYNVVESARMLGDAMDAFDRFCVRGMKANTRKIAATVDQSLMLVTALSPVIGYDKAAEIAHHAYAHDTTLKEAALALGYISAEEFDRVVVPAKLV, encoded by the coding sequence ATGAGCGAAGCGAAAAGCCGCCGCGAAACCGATTCGATGGGCGCGATCGAGGTGGCCGCCGACAGATACTGGGGGGCGCAGACCGAGCGTTCGCTCCACCACTTCCACATCGGCAACGACATCATCCCGCGCGAGATCGTCCGCGCCCAGGCGCTGGTCAAGCTGGCGAGCGCGCGCGCCAACCGCGACCTCGGCAGGCTCGCCCCGGAAAAGGCGGAGCTGATCGAACGGGCGGCGCAGGAGATCCTCGACGGCAAGCTCGACGGCCACTTCCCCCTCCACGTCTGGATGACCGGTTCGGGCACCCAGTCGAACATGAACGTCAACGAAGTGATCTCCAACCGCGCGATCGAGATCGCGGGCGGCGAGATCGGCTCGAAAAAGCCGATCCATCCCAACGACGACGTCAACATGTCGCAGTCGTCCAACGACGCCTTCCCCACCGCCGTCACCATCGCCGCCGCGCAGATCATCCACGGCCGCACCCTGCCCGCCCTCGCGCGCCTGCGCGACGCCCTCGCGGACAAGGCCGGGGAGTGGAAGGACATCGTCAAGATCGGCCGCACCCACTTGCAGGACGCCGTGCCGATGACCCTCGGCCAGGAGGTTTCGGGCTACGCCGCGATGCTCGACGACAACGTCGCCCGCCTCGATTTCGCCCTCGCCGGGCTGATGCGCCTGTGCCTCGGCGGCACCGCGCTCGGCACCGGCATCAACGCGCCCGAAGGCTTCAAGGACAAAGCGATCGGCGAGATCGCGCGGATCACCGGCCTGCCGTTCTCCCCGGCACCCAACCTGTTCGCGGCGATGGGCGCCCACGACGCGCTGGTGATGGCCTCGGGCACGCTGCGCACCCTCGCGGTTTCCCTCTACAAGATCGCGAGCGACATCCGCCTGCTCGGCTGCGGCCCGCGCGCCGGGTTCTTCGAGATCGAGCTGCCCGCCAACGAGCCCGGCTCCTCGATCATGCCGGGCAAGGTCAACCCCACCCAGTGCGAGGCGCTGACGATGGTCGCCTGCCAGGTCATGGGCCTCGACGTCGCGGTCGGCATGGGGGGCGCGGGCGGCATCCTCGACATGAACGTCTACAAGCCGCTGATCGGCTACAACGTCGTCGAGAGCGCGCGCATGCTCGGCGACGCGATGGACGCGTTCGACCGCTTCTGCGTGCGCGGGATGAAGGCCAACACGCGCAAGATCGCGGCGACGGTGGACCAGTCGCTGATGCTGGTGACCGCGCTCTCGCCGGTGATCGGCTACGACAAGGCCGCCGAGATCGCCCACCACGCCTACGCGCACGACACCACGCTGAAGGAGGCGGCGCTCGCGCTCGGGTACATCTCGGCCGAGGAGTTCGACCGCGTGGTGGTGCCCGCGAAGCTGGTGTAG
- a CDS encoding hypothetical protein (Evidence 5 : No homology to any previously reported sequences) — protein sequence MRRYETIRLQSGFIGDLDAACARPGGAALILVGIGRLDFVNWNLGFDGGNAVLDAVAGRLEAILPGRPIVEPWPGKFALVVEGVDAREAMHMAHRVVAQCSVPHAIGGASLFNPPYVGVALSEPGGDGARLLRNALFAMEDARRQILGAAQLYDPAHKTRIEYDFRIENAMRESFETGDHFRLAFQPLVSLDGTARLIGFEALARWIHPEMGAVPPDRFIPIAERSGLIQGLGNFILWEACRHLVEWDKISPAPLSMSVNLSAVQLAAPGIEDAVEEAFDTTGVDPRRIKLEVTETALASDIETVAKKLARLRETGVSIGVDDFGAGYSSLGQLDHFGLDFMKIDKKLIQGLDADRRRIELVRLTIALGKHLGMELIAEGIETEAQNRIVSHLGADIGQGYLYAPPLPAARAAEWVRAGGAAAA from the coding sequence ATGCGGCGATACGAGACCATCCGTCTCCAGTCCGGCTTCATCGGCGACCTCGACGCGGCGTGCGCCCGGCCGGGCGGCGCGGCGCTGATCCTGGTGGGGATCGGCCGCCTCGACTTCGTCAACTGGAACCTCGGCTTCGACGGCGGCAACGCGGTGCTCGACGCGGTCGCCGGACGCCTCGAAGCGATCCTTCCCGGGCGACCGATCGTCGAGCCCTGGCCCGGCAAGTTCGCGCTGGTGGTGGAAGGGGTCGACGCCCGCGAGGCGATGCACATGGCGCACCGCGTCGTCGCGCAGTGTTCGGTGCCGCACGCGATCGGCGGCGCCAGCCTGTTCAATCCGCCCTACGTCGGCGTCGCCCTTTCCGAGCCCGGGGGCGACGGCGCGCGGCTCCTCCGCAACGCGCTGTTCGCGATGGAGGACGCGCGGCGGCAGATCCTCGGCGCGGCGCAGCTTTACGACCCGGCGCACAAGACCCGCATCGAGTACGACTTCCGCATCGAGAACGCGATGCGCGAGAGCTTCGAGACCGGCGACCATTTCCGCCTCGCGTTCCAGCCGCTCGTCAGTCTCGACGGCACGGCGCGGCTGATCGGCTTCGAGGCGCTGGCGCGCTGGATCCATCCGGAGATGGGCGCGGTGCCGCCGGACCGCTTCATTCCGATCGCCGAGCGATCCGGCCTGATCCAGGGGCTCGGCAACTTCATCCTGTGGGAGGCGTGCCGCCATCTCGTCGAATGGGACAAGATCTCCCCCGCGCCCCTGAGTATGAGCGTCAACCTCTCGGCGGTGCAACTCGCCGCGCCGGGGATCGAGGACGCGGTCGAGGAAGCGTTCGACACCACCGGCGTCGATCCCAGGCGGATCAAGCTCGAAGTCACCGAAACCGCGCTCGCCTCCGATATCGAGACGGTGGCGAAGAAGCTCGCGCGCCTGCGCGAGACCGGGGTGTCGATCGGCGTCGACGATTTCGGCGCGGGCTATTCGTCGCTCGGCCAGCTCGACCACTTCGGGCTCGATTTCATGAAGATCGACAAGAAGCTGATCCAGGGGCTCGACGCCGACCGCCGCCGCATCGAACTGGTGCGGCTGACCATCGCCCTCGGCAAGCACCTCGGCATGGAACTGATCGCCGAGGGGATCGAGACCGAGGCGCAGAACCGCATCGTCTCCCACCTCGGCGCCGATATCGGCCAGGGCTATCTCTATGCCCCGCCGCTCCCCGCCGCGCGCGCCGCCGAATGGGTGCGCGCGGGCGGTGCGGCGGCGGCCTGA
- a CDS encoding putative methyl-accepting chemotaxis sensory transducer (Evidence 3 : Function proposed based on presence of conserved amino acid motif, structural feature or limited homology) — MTRPIAQRLREIAAALDSGHRPTERAFLAVGGALAEAEAGLAQVGRDLSDLSLRMSEGEAATAAARLGEAADQVIGLAAEGGVAAGVLAGVATRTGEVAVLLDRLRKIVSEVPVLALNAKVQAAMLPHGAAEMAVFTVEIARLGGAALASLERTGERLVRLRGLLGKAHAEVAAFDGEKGGEWEAVRGRLRQALGAIDARRDDAARSTAAIGERSVEVAAELAAAVGEMQINDIAAQRVAHVVTVLGLVAEIVSGGEVEAIAGIAPERRAPLAGAVLRLQAAQLARTRADFCGQAEALGGRLARLAETISGVRALAHDAFGGRAGGASFVGDLEPGIAATRDLLQRTEEARRAVRGLTDATAADFAEMTADLKEIRSIDADVRVMALNATLRCGRLGAAGQALAVVAQALRGCSNRTEEQARALSAALAGAIAEAAKIEAGDGGDGGALTAMEDGIGVLRGLGEVLDAALAGLDAETARLSAGLAAAAGRFDVARRVGEALDRAVAEIGDLADAVDPERSDPAALRAEVEGLLAGHYTMDTERTVHALFADDDAPAASDDLDELFL; from the coding sequence ATGACGCGCCCGATCGCTCAGCGCCTGCGCGAGATCGCCGCCGCCCTCGATTCCGGGCACCGGCCCACCGAACGCGCCTTCCTCGCCGTGGGCGGCGCGCTCGCCGAGGCGGAGGCGGGGCTGGCGCAGGTCGGACGCGACCTTTCCGATCTGTCGCTGCGGATGAGCGAGGGCGAGGCGGCCACCGCCGCCGCCCGCCTCGGCGAAGCCGCCGATCAGGTGATCGGCCTGGCGGCGGAGGGCGGCGTGGCGGCCGGGGTGCTGGCCGGAGTCGCCACGCGCACCGGCGAGGTGGCGGTGCTGCTCGACCGCCTGCGCAAGATCGTCTCCGAGGTGCCGGTGCTGGCGCTCAACGCCAAGGTGCAGGCGGCGATGCTGCCGCACGGTGCGGCGGAGATGGCGGTGTTCACGGTCGAGATCGCCCGCCTCGGCGGCGCGGCGCTCGCCAGCCTCGAACGCACCGGCGAACGGCTCGTGCGGCTGCGCGGCCTGCTCGGCAAGGCGCACGCCGAGGTCGCCGCGTTCGACGGCGAGAAGGGCGGCGAATGGGAGGCGGTGCGCGGACGCCTGCGTCAGGCGCTCGGCGCGATCGACGCACGGCGCGACGACGCGGCGCGCTCCACCGCCGCGATCGGCGAGCGTTCGGTCGAGGTGGCCGCCGAACTCGCCGCCGCGGTCGGCGAAATGCAGATCAACGACATCGCGGCGCAGCGGGTCGCCCACGTCGTCACCGTGCTCGGCCTGGTCGCCGAGATCGTTTCGGGCGGCGAGGTCGAGGCGATCGCCGGCATCGCGCCGGAACGCCGCGCTCCCCTGGCGGGCGCGGTGCTGCGCCTTCAGGCGGCGCAGCTCGCCCGCACCCGCGCCGACTTCTGCGGTCAGGCGGAGGCGCTCGGCGGCCGCCTCGCGCGGCTGGCGGAAACGATTTCGGGCGTGCGCGCGCTCGCTCACGACGCGTTTGGCGGCCGCGCCGGGGGCGCGTCGTTCGTCGGCGATCTCGAACCCGGAATCGCCGCCACCCGCGACCTTCTCCAGCGCACCGAGGAGGCGCGCCGGGCGGTGCGCGGGCTGACCGACGCCACCGCCGCCGACTTCGCCGAAATGACCGCCGATCTCAAGGAGATCCGCTCGATCGACGCCGACGTGCGGGTGATGGCGCTCAACGCGACGCTGCGCTGCGGCCGTCTCGGCGCCGCCGGGCAGGCGCTCGCGGTGGTGGCGCAGGCGCTGCGCGGCTGCTCCAACCGCACCGAGGAACAGGCGCGGGCGCTGTCCGCCGCGCTCGCCGGAGCGATCGCCGAGGCGGCGAAGATCGAGGCGGGCGACGGCGGCGACGGCGGCGCGCTGACGGCGATGGAGGACGGGATCGGGGTGCTGCGCGGCCTTGGCGAGGTGCTCGACGCCGCGCTCGCCGGGCTCGATGCCGAAACCGCGCGGCTGTCCGCAGGACTCGCCGCCGCCGCCGGTCGTTTCGACGTGGCGCGGCGCGTCGGCGAAGCCCTCGACCGCGCGGTCGCCGAAATCGGCGATCTCGCCGACGCGGTCGATCCGGAGCGCAGCGATCCGGCGGCGCTGCGCGCCGAGGTCGAGGGCCTGCTGGCAGGCCATTACACCATGGACACCGAGCGGACGGTCCACGCCCTGTTCGCCGACGACGACGCGCCCGCAGCCTCCGACGACCTCGACGAGCTGTTCCTGTGA
- a CDS encoding Methyl-accepting chemotaxis protein, whose amino-acid sequence MRNLSIFGKVSVLAALLCAVAAAIGAIGLYGLNTYDARLSELSNRGNRAVYAERVNGLIYAVVMDSRGIYLASSADEVEKFARPLLTNLERMNREIATWKTHVPADLMATFEADVERPAKAFADFRAETVRLARTQGVAAASAFGNNEANRTNRKAFGDSVEKTVGANVGAMDAVIDARAAFFRQQVTFLAVVLAVGLALAAGLAVVIGRRMIAAPVTAMTEAMRRLAEGDKSVEVPAEDRRDEIGRMAGAVEVFKRNAIEAERLAAEHEAQRAERERRAETIENLAREFDERVSGMLGIVTEACAEMDATAQSLSASASQTSQQSGAVASASEQASASVQTVATAAEELSASIGEIARRIQEAHDASRAAASEAEHTDELVKGLAENSARIGAVVSLITDIASQTNLLALNATIEAARAGEAGKGFAVVAGEVKNLANQTAKATDEIGQQIEAVQGATANVVSAIAGIVSRIGEVSEVSAAIASAVEQQAAAANEIARNVQQAAAGTHEISSNIVGVSQAAGETGAASQQVLSASRSLSQEAVGLRGLVEEFLGGVRAA is encoded by the coding sequence ATGCGAAATCTGTCGATCTTCGGGAAGGTGAGCGTGCTTGCGGCGCTGTTGTGCGCCGTCGCCGCCGCGATCGGTGCAATCGGGCTCTATGGGCTGAACACCTACGACGCCCGCCTCAGCGAATTGTCCAACCGCGGCAATCGCGCCGTCTACGCCGAACGGGTCAACGGTCTGATCTACGCGGTGGTGATGGATTCCCGCGGCATCTACCTCGCATCCTCGGCGGACGAGGTGGAGAAGTTCGCTCGCCCGCTGCTTACCAACCTCGAACGGATGAACCGCGAGATCGCCACCTGGAAAACTCACGTGCCGGCGGATCTGATGGCGACCTTCGAGGCCGACGTCGAGCGTCCCGCCAAGGCGTTCGCCGATTTTCGCGCCGAGACCGTGCGCTTGGCGCGGACGCAAGGCGTCGCGGCGGCCTCGGCGTTCGGCAACAACGAGGCCAACCGCACCAACCGCAAAGCCTTCGGCGACAGCGTCGAGAAGACCGTGGGCGCGAACGTCGGCGCGATGGATGCGGTGATCGACGCGCGCGCGGCGTTCTTCCGCCAGCAGGTGACGTTCCTCGCCGTGGTGCTCGCGGTCGGGCTGGCGCTCGCGGCGGGTCTGGCGGTGGTGATCGGCCGTCGGATGATCGCCGCGCCGGTGACGGCGATGACCGAGGCGATGCGGCGTCTCGCCGAGGGCGACAAGAGTGTCGAGGTTCCCGCCGAGGATCGCCGCGACGAGATCGGCCGGATGGCGGGCGCGGTCGAGGTATTCAAGCGGAACGCGATCGAAGCCGAGCGCCTCGCCGCCGAACACGAGGCGCAGCGCGCCGAACGCGAGCGGCGGGCGGAAACCATCGAAAATCTTGCCCGGGAGTTCGACGAGCGGGTTTCGGGCATGCTCGGCATCGTCACCGAGGCCTGCGCCGAGATGGATGCGACCGCGCAATCGCTGTCGGCGAGCGCGTCGCAGACCAGCCAGCAATCGGGCGCGGTGGCGAGCGCGAGCGAGCAGGCGTCGGCGAGCGTGCAGACCGTCGCCACCGCCGCCGAGGAACTCTCCGCCTCGATCGGCGAAATCGCGCGGCGCATTCAGGAAGCGCACGACGCCTCGCGCGCCGCCGCCTCGGAGGCGGAGCACACCGACGAACTGGTCAAGGGGCTGGCGGAGAACTCGGCGCGGATCGGCGCGGTGGTCAGCCTGATCACCGACATTGCCAGCCAGACCAACCTCCTGGCGCTCAACGCCACGATCGAGGCGGCGCGCGCGGGCGAGGCGGGCAAGGGCTTCGCGGTGGTGGCGGGCGAGGTGAAGAACCTCGCCAACCAGACCGCCAAGGCGACCGACGAGATCGGCCAGCAGATCGAGGCGGTGCAGGGCGCGACCGCCAACGTGGTGTCGGCGATCGCGGGCATCGTCTCGCGCATCGGCGAGGTCAGCGAGGTGTCGGCGGCGATCGCCTCGGCGGTCGAGCAGCAGGCCGCCGCCGCCAACGAGATCGCCCGCAACGTTCAGCAGGCGGCGGCGGGCACCCACGAGATCTCCAGCAACATCGTTGGCGTCAGTCAGGCCGCGGGCGAAACCGGCGCGGCGTCGCAGCAGGTGCTGTCGGCCTCGCGCTCGCTGTCGCAGGAGGCGGTGGGGCTGCGCGGCCTGGTCGAGGAGTTCCTGGGCGGCGTGCGCGCCGCCTGA
- a CDS encoding PAS/PAC sensor Signal transduction histidine kinase produces the protein MPDAAMLAQQVRVEIAPGGRIDPDAFVFPTGRARFAVAFVSPFLDFAATAAGLAAAAGPTPLVAAPSAGEIAAPGGGPLYRPCDAAHADAVVAIFPPDLIAAVHLLEFDLGAREEPRAARAARLAAELDAVRAPFPLDVRDTLALTFCDGSTGGEALLTEAVFACGRLPLAFVGGSAGAARLDAPTPVWTGRAVRHGHAVTALLKLAPGRRYGLFKSHNFRPSARTFVVVDADVSRRVVSTLLDAEAETARPAAAVLADRLGVARENLAAALAGYSFGIDIAGEIFVRSVREVGEDGALAFFCDVHPGDQLVLIAADDFVATTRADVARFFADKPPPLGALAIDCILRRVDNAADLDRLAGTWPCPVAGFSSFGEMMGVSLNQTLTAVAFFDARGGDLADDLIDRFPVHYAHWQAAATLAQLRRMEIINRLRADTTRRLTHHLGASAALACEIEGMLTHESGLSATLDNIRATIAREVAAERRAHHAEQQLAEAVETLSEGFALYDADDRLVLLNKRFHDMFPTVDRAEAIGSTFEEVMRLVAARGLYGYSGEPLDRFLAARLAAHRAADGSATLQRMADGRWLINRENRLKSGGVVGIRTDVTEIKQREAELERLTSRYELILGAAGDGIVELDAEGRVRFANPAAQTMLAADEGFLLGRAAALALGAPDLPAFPLAGPEALGGELSCARAGGARFTAEYVLTPIAGTGGFAGAVLVFRDISLRKRYEATLANQQKLLEQQVELRTRELSTEIAGRIRLDQALQESRNRLMGITSSLFEGVLLIDGFGVIVFANPSAHRWLGAEVLLERLADEVFQLERDDRAVPFEDGPLRTVIADGKAFADDDAAFHTADGRRLAVAYAAAPLEEAGRRRLAVISFRGIDALKAAQREALQASRLASVGQLAAGVAHEINTPIQYVGDNLRFIQDTFPDIAAACAEVRAQWPEAEAVLARFDVKEVLAEYPDAIGQALQGVGHVTQIVRSMKDFSHPGGGAKVGTDINAAIESTVTVCRNEWKHVAQLTTDLDPALPKILCYPSDIHQVLLNLVINAAHAVGERADGATGRIRIATRHDDGWVEVRVADDGPGVPKALRDRIFDPFFTTKGVGKGTGQGLSICQDIVVRKHGGKLFLDETETQGATFVVRLPIG, from the coding sequence GTGCCCGACGCCGCCATGCTCGCCCAACAGGTGCGGGTCGAGATCGCCCCCGGCGGGCGCATCGACCCCGACGCCTTCGTCTTTCCCACCGGGCGCGCCCGGTTCGCGGTGGCGTTCGTCTCGCCGTTCCTCGATTTCGCCGCCACCGCCGCCGGTCTCGCCGCGGCCGCCGGGCCGACGCCGCTGGTGGCGGCGCCGAGCGCAGGCGAGATCGCCGCACCCGGCGGCGGCCCGCTCTACCGCCCGTGCGACGCGGCCCACGCCGACGCGGTGGTGGCGATCTTTCCGCCCGACCTGATCGCCGCGGTCCACCTCCTCGAATTCGACCTCGGCGCGCGGGAGGAACCGCGCGCGGCGCGGGCGGCGCGGCTGGCGGCGGAGCTCGACGCGGTGCGCGCGCCGTTTCCGCTCGACGTCCGCGATACGCTCGCGCTCACCTTCTGCGACGGCTCCACCGGCGGCGAGGCGCTGCTGACCGAGGCGGTGTTCGCCTGCGGGCGTCTGCCGCTCGCCTTCGTCGGCGGATCGGCGGGGGCGGCGCGCCTCGACGCGCCGACGCCGGTGTGGACCGGCCGCGCGGTGCGCCACGGCCACGCCGTCACCGCGCTGCTCAAGCTCGCCCCCGGCCGCCGCTACGGCCTGTTCAAGAGCCACAACTTCCGGCCCTCCGCGCGCACCTTCGTGGTGGTCGACGCCGACGTCTCGCGCCGCGTCGTCTCCACCCTGCTCGACGCCGAGGCCGAAACCGCACGCCCGGCGGCGGCGGTGCTCGCCGACCGTCTCGGAGTCGCCCGCGAAAACCTCGCCGCCGCGCTCGCGGGATACTCCTTCGGCATCGACATCGCCGGCGAGATCTTCGTGCGTTCGGTGCGCGAGGTGGGCGAGGACGGTGCGCTCGCGTTCTTCTGCGACGTTCACCCCGGCGACCAACTGGTGCTGATCGCCGCCGACGACTTCGTCGCCACCACCCGCGCCGACGTCGCCCGCTTCTTCGCCGATAAGCCGCCGCCGCTCGGCGCGCTGGCGATCGACTGTATCCTCCGGCGCGTTGACAACGCCGCCGACCTCGACCGCCTCGCGGGCACGTGGCCGTGCCCGGTCGCCGGATTCTCGTCGTTCGGTGAGATGATGGGGGTGAGCCTCAACCAGACCCTCACCGCGGTGGCGTTCTTCGACGCGCGGGGCGGCGACCTCGCCGACGACCTCATCGACCGCTTCCCGGTGCATTACGCGCACTGGCAGGCGGCGGCGACGCTGGCGCAGCTCCGCCGGATGGAGATCATCAACCGACTGCGCGCCGACACCACCCGGCGCCTCACCCATCACCTCGGCGCGAGCGCCGCGCTCGCCTGCGAGATCGAGGGCATGCTGACCCACGAGAGCGGGCTCTCCGCCACCCTCGACAACATCCGCGCCACGATCGCCCGCGAGGTGGCCGCCGAACGCCGCGCCCACCACGCCGAACAGCAGCTCGCCGAAGCGGTGGAGACGCTCAGCGAAGGCTTCGCCCTCTACGACGCCGACGACCGCCTGGTGCTGCTCAACAAACGCTTCCACGACATGTTTCCGACAGTCGACCGCGCCGAGGCGATCGGCAGCACCTTCGAGGAGGTGATGCGTCTGGTGGCGGCGCGGGGGCTCTACGGCTATTCCGGCGAACCGCTCGACCGCTTCCTCGCCGCCCGGCTCGCCGCCCACCGCGCCGCCGACGGTTCGGCGACGCTGCAACGGATGGCCGACGGCCGCTGGCTGATCAATCGCGAGAACCGCCTGAAAAGCGGCGGCGTCGTGGGGATCCGCACCGACGTCACCGAAATCAAGCAGCGCGAGGCCGAGCTCGAACGCCTCACCTCGCGCTACGAACTGATTCTCGGCGCGGCGGGCGACGGCATCGTCGAACTCGACGCCGAGGGACGGGTCCGGTTCGCCAATCCGGCGGCGCAGACGATGCTGGCGGCGGACGAAGGCTTCCTTCTCGGCCGCGCCGCCGCGCTCGCCCTCGGCGCGCCCGATCTGCCCGCCTTTCCGCTCGCCGGGCCGGAGGCGCTCGGCGGCGAACTGTCGTGCGCCCGCGCCGGCGGCGCGCGGTTCACCGCCGAATACGTGCTGACGCCGATCGCCGGGACCGGTGGCTTCGCCGGCGCGGTGCTGGTGTTCCGCGACATTTCGTTGCGGAAGCGCTACGAGGCGACCCTCGCCAACCAGCAGAAGCTGCTGGAGCAGCAGGTGGAGTTGCGCACCCGCGAACTTTCCACCGAAATCGCCGGGCGCATCCGCCTCGACCAGGCGCTGCAGGAAAGCCGCAACCGCCTGATGGGCATCACCTCCAGCCTGTTCGAGGGGGTGCTGCTGATCGACGGCTTCGGCGTGATCGTGTTCGCCAATCCCTCGGCGCACCGCTGGCTCGGCGCCGAGGTGCTGCTCGAACGCCTCGCCGACGAGGTCTTCCAGCTCGAACGCGACGACCGCGCGGTGCCGTTCGAGGACGGACCGCTGCGGACGGTGATCGCCGACGGCAAGGCCTTCGCCGACGACGACGCCGCCTTCCACACCGCCGACGGCCGCCGCCTCGCGGTCGCCTACGCCGCCGCGCCGCTGGAGGAAGCCGGGCGGCGCAGGCTCGCGGTGATCAGCTTCCGCGGCATCGACGCGCTCAAGGCGGCTCAGAGGGAGGCGCTGCAGGCCTCCCGCCTCGCCTCGGTGGGACAACTCGCGGCGGGCGTGGCGCACGAGATCAACACGCCGATCCAGTACGTCGGCGACAACCTCCGCTTCATCCAGGATACCTTCCCCGACATCGCCGCCGCCTGCGCCGAGGTGCGCGCCCAATGGCCGGAAGCGGAGGCGGTGCTGGCGCGCTTCGACGTCAAGGAAGTGCTGGCGGAATACCCCGACGCGATCGGCCAGGCGCTCCAGGGCGTCGGCCACGTCACCCAGATCGTCCGTTCGATGAAGGACTTCTCGCACCCCGGCGGCGGCGCCAAGGTCGGCACCGACATCAACGCCGCGATCGAATCCACCGTCACCGTCTGCCGCAACGAGTGGAAGCACGTCGCCCAACTCACCACCGACCTCGACCCGGCACTGCCCAAGATCCTCTGCTACCCGTCCGACATCCACCAGGTTCTGCTCAACCTCGTGATCAACGCCGCGCACGCGGTGGGCGAGCGGGCGGACGGCGCGACCGGACGGATCCGCATCGCCACCCGGCACGACGACGGATGGGTGGAGGTGCGCGTCGCCGACGACGGCCCGGGCGTACCGAAGGCCCTGCGCGACCGCATCTTCGACCCGTTCTTCACCACCAAGGGCGTGGGCAAGGGAACCGGCCAGGGGCTGTCGATCTGTCAGGACATCGTCGTGCGCAAGCACGGCGGCAAACTGTTCCTCGACGAGACCGAAACCCAGGGGGCGACCTTCGTCGTCCGCCTGCCGATCGGCTGA
- a CDS encoding putative Repressor protein CI (Evidence 3 : Function proposed based on presence of conserved amino acid motif, structural feature or limited homology) produces MSIEGDPAAVPEFRNRLSLLIGEEDPFGWAKRVGIPSSTFDRIWNAGTTPKAPHLVRISEAAGVSIDWLLTGRPAAAHWGMPEGSPHDFVPIPWLQVPGSDTIARGLAVGRLALDRNWLRRAGCPHAETVAMATAVGDSMEPTIRDGDLLLVDTGVTDFRDDAIYLLALGATFRIKRVQRLLNGSVVVKSDNPAYATETLSPEDAAATRCLGRVRWMGRVC; encoded by the coding sequence ATGAGCATCGAGGGTGACCCGGCCGCCGTTCCCGAATTCAGGAACAGACTTTCGCTTCTGATCGGCGAAGAGGACCCGTTCGGCTGGGCGAAGCGGGTCGGTATTCCCAGCAGCACCTTCGACCGCATCTGGAACGCCGGCACCACCCCGAAGGCGCCGCACCTCGTGCGGATCTCCGAGGCCGCGGGGGTGTCCATCGACTGGCTGCTCACCGGGCGCCCGGCGGCGGCGCACTGGGGCATGCCGGAGGGATCGCCGCACGACTTCGTGCCGATCCCCTGGCTCCAGGTTCCGGGATCGGACACGATCGCGCGCGGCCTCGCGGTCGGTCGCCTCGCGCTCGACCGCAACTGGCTGCGCCGCGCCGGGTGCCCGCACGCCGAAACGGTGGCGATGGCGACCGCGGTGGGCGACAGCATGGAACCGACGATCCGCGACGGCGACCTGCTGCTGGTCGACACCGGCGTCACCGACTTCCGCGACGATGCGATCTACCTGCTGGCGCTCGGCGCGACCTTCCGCATCAAGCGGGTGCAGCGGCTGCTCAACGGCTCGGTGGTGGTGAAGTCCGACAACCCCGCCTACGCCACCGAGACCCTCTCGCCCGAGGACGCGGCGGCCACCCGCTGCCTCGGCCGGGTCCGCTGGATGGGCCGGGTCTGCTGA